GTGAAACAATCGGTAGGCTGATGCATGAACTGAGGTATATAAGCATCGCTCTGCAACATATCCATGGAGCCACCACCAAACATGGAAGAATCAAAAGCCTCCAAAGCATCCTCAAGCTCTCTCCATTTAGGCTCGCTCTGAACTTCCTTAGCATCAGGTGATACCACATGACTGTGACCCCCCGAGCTGCTCGAATCCTCCTCTTGCAATGTCGAAACCGATGTATCAAAAGGCGATGATGACTGATCCGTCATGATCCTCGGTTTCTCATCAGCAGGGTAGTACTTCTCCATGGTTCCTTTCTTATTGTAGATTCGACATAACACCCAATCATCAAGCTGTTAACAAAACACATAACAAGAAAGTCAACAATCTGAAAACATCAAAACATTCACAAAGGaagtaaaaacagaaaaaaaaagagaaaagaaaaaaatagcactaaatcaagtttttgttcccaaactagtattcaaggtcaaaagtcacaaaaatagcacttaatgttttatcaaaagtcacaaacttagggtttagaattaaagggtggggtttaagatttagggtttagggtttagagtttagggtttaaatttgagaaatgaggttttggagataagatttcaaattttgaaaaataaaaaaattaaaattttcaaagtataaacttagaaaggtgctattttggtcattttagtttttgaatgctattttgtgatataaacttagaaatgtgctattttggagatttgcccaaaaaaaaattaagataatagattatttattttttggagcaaaatttttttttttttaaataatatttattaatatacttttttgAGCAAAAAAAGACGGAACATTTTTTAAAGACAGAACATACTCGTAGGTTGTTCTTTTTGCTAACAGAAGCCGATCTATCAACATTAGCGAGGCGATACTCATGCATAATCCAATTCGTTTTAAT
The window above is part of the Brassica napus cultivar Da-Ae chromosome C3, Da-Ae, whole genome shotgun sequence genome. Proteins encoded here:
- the LOC106384946 gene encoding protein ATAF2-like: MKAELNLPAGFRFHPTDEELVRFYLIRKCASEQISAPVIAEIDLYKFNPWELPEMSLYGDKEWYFFSPRDRKYPNGSRPNRAAGTGYWKATGADKPIGKPKTLGIKKALVFYAGKAPKGIKTNWIMHEYRLANVDRSASVSKKNNLRLDDWVLCRIYNKKGTMEKYYPADEKPRIMTDQSSSPFDTSVSTLQEEDSSSSGGHSHVVSPDAKEVQSEPKWRELEDALEAFDSSMFGGGSMDMLQSDAYIPQFMHQPTDCFTTLQDPFEQKPFLNWSFAPQG